Proteins encoded in a region of the Quercus lobata isolate SW786 chromosome 8, ValleyOak3.0 Primary Assembly, whole genome shotgun sequence genome:
- the LOC115957076 gene encoding stemmadenine O-acetyltransferase-like produces the protein MMKVEVTIISKETIKPSSLTLHHLKPYKLTLLDQVTPATYVPTVFFYPMTNLNLDMSQIIAQLKTSLSDTLNIFYPFSGNIKDNLFIHEFDTGVPFLEARVNCSMSEFLKHLETDSLSLFVPYHAFCKETNTTIGQMAVQLSLFDCGGIAIGLSCSHKVADASTASIFLHSWAATFTRSPEKVTHPNFSEGSIMFPPRDSLPQKYIATMESLWFKEGDYVTRRFVFHEKAIATLRSKAKSELVPKPTRTEVLTCFIWKHCMAASKAKSVGPKNKSMTILVQAVNLRTRMKPHLSDASTGNIFWWAPAAADLAMEEKELHELVGLVNESIEGFDSDSAESLQGDEGFLAFSDFFNQLEDMFSAEPKPDVCAVTCWLRFFNDIDFGWGKPFWVGIMGKVGPAFRNLIIFSETPWGDGIEAWVTLEEKEMTILENDPEFLTCASLNPSI, from the coding sequence ATGATGAAGGTTGAGGTCACTATCATTTCAAAAGAAACAATCAAACCATCTTCACTAACATTGCACCATCTGAAACCCTACAAACTCACCCTCTTGGATCAGGTCACTCCTGCAACTTATGTTCCCACAGTCTTCTTCTACCCCATGACCAATCTCAATCTCGACATGTCCCAAATTATTGCACAGCTTAAAACTTCCTTGTCAGACACCCTCAATATCTTTTACCCATTTTCTGGGAACATAAAAGACAACCTTTTCATCCATGAATTTGACACGGGTGTTCCCTTTCTGGAAGCTCGTGTTAATTGTTCCATGTCTGAGTTCCTTAAGCACCTAGAAACAGACTCATTGAGTCTATTTGTTCCGTACCATGCCTTTTGCAAGGAAACAAATACTACTATAGGTCAAATGGCTGTTCAGTTGAGCCTCTTTGATTGTGGTGGAATAGCAATCGGGTTGAGCTGCTCACATAAGGTTGCAGATGCATCAACTGCGAGTATTTTCCTTCATTCTTGGGCTGCCACCTTTACTAGGTCTCCAGAAAAAGTTACACATCCAAATTTTTCTGAGGGATCAATCATGTTTCCACCAAGAGATTCACTTCCACAAAAGTATATAGCTACAATGGAAAGCTTGTGGTTCAAAGAAGGTGATTATGTTACGAGAAGGTTTGTGTTCCATGAAAAAGCAATAGCCACTCTGAGGTCCAAAGCGAAAAGCGAACTAGTTCCAAAACCAACACGCACGGAGGTATTGACATGTTTCATTTGGAAACACTGCATGGCAGCTTCTAAAGCCAAATCAGTTGGGCCGAAAAATAAATCCATGACCATACTGGTCCAAGCAGTGAACTTGAGGACACGAATGAAGCCACACTTGTCAGATGCTTCTACCGGAAATATATTTTGGTGGGCACCCGCTGCAGCTGATTTGGCTATGGAAGAGAAAGAGTTGCATGAATTGGTGGGCCTTGTAAACGAATCCATCGAAGGGTTTGATAGCGATAGTGCGGAAAGTTTGCAAGGAGACGAAGGTTTTTTGGCTTTCTCCGATTTCTTTAACCAATTAGAAGATATGTTTTCTGCAGAACCAAAACCAGATGTTTGTGCGGTTACATGCTGGCTTAGGTTTTTTAACGATATTGATTTTGGTTGGGGGAAGCCATTTTGGGTTGGTATCATGGGGAAAGTTGGTCCTGCATTtagaaatttaataatattcagTGAAACCCCATGGGGTGATGGGATTGAGGCATGGGTGACCctggaagagaaagaaatgacTATATTGGAGAATGATCCTGAATTTCTTACATGTGCTTCCCTAAATCCTAGCATCTAA